The window ttgatcctcacagaGGCCCatgtggggagggcagtgtgcaCATTTTACAGCGTGCAAAACCGAGGCTTAGAAAGCAGGATGTGCCCAGGGCCCCACAGCTGGGAATCCACCTGACTCCCCAACGGGTGCAACTCTCCAGCCCCTGGAGGTCAGTGTTGTGGTAGCCACCAAGTGGGTATTAGTACTACTCCCGCTTCCACCGAAGACATGGACACCAAGAGCTCAAGTAACGGCCCACGGTCTCTTGCAGTGCAGTTGGGTTGGCAGCCTACACCTGCCCCCCATGCCCGCCCCTCACAGTGGCGTTCTCTCGGTGCTCACAGACCTTCCTGCTCCCTGCAGGTAACTGTCCAGCCTGCATGGGCCTCAGCTGGGCACAGAGCCAGAGGCAGGCGTTTATGGGAGCTCGTTGCTCACTGGTCACGTGGGGACCCCGTGTCCTTTCAGCACACAGGCCACTTCTGTTCCAAGCAAACCTGCTGCCCTTCTTGGGGCACAGACATTGCCCCAGTatgcttcctgtttcaggaacaGTCCTCACCCTTAGCCCCACAAACCTCAGCTGGCCAGGTTCTCCCAGAGCATGTCCTCACAATTCCTCATCCTCTACAGTGTAGAAAACACTTGTGTTTGGTCTCTTGGTCCAACTTTACAGAGCTAGAAAATCCAAGTCATcagggcgggccaccgtggctcagcaggcaagaatgcttgcctgccatgccagaggacctgggttcgattcccggtgcctgcccatgttaaaaaaaaaaaaaaaaaatccaagccaTCAGTTTCGGGAGAAGAAAATGCCTGACAGGGCTCAGGCACGTGGAAGACACTTACTTCTCACCCGTGTGTCTGACGCGGCTGTGTGCAGAGAGCCTTTTCCTCCCCCCGCCTCAGAAGGAGCTGCGGTGCCAGGCCCCTCCCCGCAGGCTGGGGTCCCAGGAAGAGGAAGACACATTGTGCTGAAGGTTCAGGCAGAATTTGCTAATTAGTCTTTCAAGGGCAGCTAATTAAAGGTTCTGACAGCCTCCAGAAAACCAGCGCTTGTGCCCCTGACACTTCTCTGCGTGTGTAATTACGGTCTCTCTGCCGCCCACCAGGAAGAGATCTCACTCGCACCCCCTGTCTCCTCCAGGTCCAGTGCCTGCTGCAGGATGTGGGCGCCGCCCTTGCCACGCCAAGGTCCTCGGCCAGGGAGGCCCACTTAAGTAATTCTTTGAAGCTGCTGTGTGTGTTCAGAGACCCTGCGGGGTCCTGGGGGTGGGGCTCTCCCCTGGATGGCACCACCTGGAAGCCTAGTCCCCCATAGACCCGCAGGCGGGCACGGTGGGGAGGCACCTCTGCATCGGTGGAAGCAGTTTGTGCAGCACCGCGCAGAAGGGCCTGGGGCACTTTCTTTGCTGATTTGGCCACAGGCCTCACAGCGGTTTCCTTCTGCTCCCTGACTCCGCAGAGCACACTGCCTTCGAGGAGAATTCCATCCTGGAGCTGGAGCAGTGGATTGACAAATACTCCAGCCAGCTCCCTCCTCTCACGGCTTTTATCCTGCCAGTAGGTATTGGGTGGCCTGAAcctggggctgggggttgggggctgGAGGAGTGGCTGCAGGCCAAGGGAATTGACAAAAACCCATGGACTTTAAGACCCCCTCTTTAGCTCTCAAGAGTGACGGAAGTTACCTCCTTAGTCCCCTCTGGATTCCTgctggcccctccccagccctgctgctCTGGAAGAGGCTGCTTGGCAGGTGTTCACCTGCAGGCACTGCTGCAGGCAGGCGCTGCTGGTGGCAGGGCAGGGCCTACCTGTCTGCAGGAGGCACCCCACCCACATCTCACAGCCAGGCCGCTTTCTCGTTTCAGTCGGGAGGCAAGAGCAGCTCTGCGCTGCATTTCTGTCGCGCTGTGTGCCGCCGAGCTGAGAGACGGTAAGGGGCCCTCGGGAGCGGGAGTCTCCTGCGAGTGGGAGGCAGGCGCTGCTTCACTGTGCAGGCAGGACCAGGACTGACCCAGTCTCTCCCCATGTAATTTCACAGGGGAACCAGGCAACTGGGGTGAACAGGACAGGGCTGGGTCCTAGTTTGTTTATACCCAAACATGCACATATTGGAACTTTGTAATAACACTTGGTATGAAATTCAAAAGGGTATTCGGTGAGAGTTGCCCCTACCGTGTGCCCAGTCCCCTGTTCTGAGGTGTGAATGTGGGGGTAGTTTAgatgggtggtcagggaaggccatTGGCAGAGGACGTGCTCTTCTAGCTGAGCAGAAGTGAGCAACTAGAACCATACACTAGGATGGGGGCCCTGAGGGAAGGTGCCGCGGTGGCCTGGCCTGGGAGGGCAAGGAAGGTCTCGGTGCTGGCTGTCTGGGTCTGGGGTGAATTGAAGGATAGGGGTCAGGTTTAGTGCCAGGCGGGGAGAACAGCAAAGGTGAAGGTACCTGTCTGCACTGGAAGAACAAAAAGGAGCTGGGGTGTCGGGACGCATTGTGGGAGCTAGGGCACCGTGAGGCTGAGGGCTGAGCAGAGGCAGGCCTGACCTGGCTTCATAGGCCATTGACAGCTTCTAGGCCATATGCAAGTCTCTGTTTTGAAAGGACCCTATCGGTTGCTGGGTGGAGAAGGGCCCAGAGGGAAACATGGCTATGGAGGCCCGGATAGAAGCTATCAACAAACCACCAACTGAGAGTTGGGGAGAGGAGGGACCCCCAAAGCTATTGATAGCTcttcaaagaaatattaaaacagaACTTGCAAAATCTACATTTACACCATTTTTCAACTttacagagaaatggaaataaaacccTACTTTGGACAAGAGACAGGGTCACACCACATACTTTAGGTTCATTATTTTGTTGAATTCTCACGGTACTTGGAGAGAGGTGGGTGACCTCTGCTTTACAGGAATGAGGAACCAGGGCTCAGAGAGGTGACTGTCAGGGTTCTCCAGGTTGTCCACGGTGGAGTTAGgatttgagcccaggtctctgacTGCAAACCCCAAGCCCTTTGCACGGCCCCACACCCCCAGGAGTTAGCCCTTCACCGAAAGGATCTTGGTCCCAGGTGGTTTCTTAAGGGATCCTGGTGAACATAAAGAGCTTTggcttcaaaaggaaaaaatggctgTTTATGTCATGCCAGTGCTTTAACTTGCCAAAATGGAAATGATCTAAAGGCCCAACAGCAGAGCCTGGCCAAGCAGATGCACCAGACGGttacatggtgagcacagtgacTGGTGTGCACATCGCCCATggaagtgtgtatgtgtgtgtgcctgtgtgtgcagAAAGCCCCGTGCTGAGCATTGTGTGCCCAGGGCAGCGTGAGGGTATGGAGCGGGTGTGGGCTTTCAGGGGCAGGCCTGGGGCACATTCTGTCCGGGCCACTttccagctgtgtggccttgggcacaGGACAGAAAACCCAAGCCTCGGTTTTCATCTAGACGGTGGGGGGTACCTGCCAGCAAGAATTCCTCCTTGTGTGTGGGGAGCCTAGTGCGGGCCTGCCACATAGTGAGGGGTCAGTGAACGCAGCTCACTAACTGCAGCGTGCACACGCAGGCTAGCAGGGACTCCAGGCAACCCAGGGCCATGTACGGCATTGGGACTGTGGTTTGCTTGGGTGGTTTTCTCCCCTGTGAAGTACCCTAAGACATAACCTAGAAGGGGCTTAGAGTGGTAACTCCTGGAGAATAAGCACCAGGGCCCACCCTCCtcagcccctccccccacagaGGACCCCCACACCCAGCAAGATAAAGGCAGGCGGCTTGGATGTGGTACCACCTGCCACCCCACCACTTCTGTCCTCCTCGGGCTCACAGGAAGGGGGTTGGATGTTCAGGTTTAGCCCCTGGGTGAATGATTTTCCGTCTGGAGTGTGGGGTGGGCTTCGCACAGGCTCCCCCCACGCGGCCGTGGTTGTAAGCTGCTGGCCCAGGGCAGTAGGTGTGTCAGATGCCGGTATGCAGCCTGATGGTGTGCTTCTTCCCCATCCAGCGTGGTGCCTCTTGTCCAGAGGGGAGAGACGGATGCAAACGTGGCCAAGTTCTTAAACAGGTACTTAGATGGAAGGTGGAGAGTCGGAGAAACAGCCCTTTTTGTGGGAATAGCAGTGGAATGGGCCTGAGGAGCAGTGCTGGGGTGGTGTTCGTTCCTTCATTCACTAAATATTCAGTgtctgctgggtgctgggtgcacGCTGGGTGTGGGGCCTGCAGCTGTGAACAAAGTAGACACTGTTCCTGTCCCCAGGGAGGATAGGATGTTGTTGGGAGAGGCGGCTCTAAAGAAAACCagcaaaaaatatacaaataaatacaaagggATCGTGCAGGGGAAAGGACCTCTTTGAAGTGGGACGATGAGGGAAGTCCCCACAAGGTGTTTTGATGGTGACTAACCTGGGAGCCCAGGAAATCAGACCCTGTGTCAGTGGTCTCCCCTCCCCACAAGGCACCAAGGAGAGAAGACAGCCAGGCAGAGGGGTCCACCAGCACACTGGGCTGGCCCAGGGAGGGCTCCTCCAGCCCAGCGGCTCAGCCTCAGCCCTCAGCCTCGGCTACCCCAGGGCCTGCTCTGCTGGCTGCTCCTCGTCTTGGCTCATGCATTGCCCGTGTGGGTGAGGCCAGGCCCAGCCGCAGGCAGGCGGGTGAACTGCGGGAGGGGCTGCCCTGGGGGTGAGGAAGTGACCTCACAGTGGTTTACAGGTTATCAGGATTGGGAAGAGAGCAGTAGGTTAATGGAAAAGtaatttctgtttgagatgataaGGAAGGAGAAGGATTGAATGTTAGCGgcagtagcacaatattgtggttataattaatactactgaattggcCACTTAAATATAGttagaaagggaaaattttgctttatgtcagttactacaataaaaagtttaaaaaaaaaagtgacctcaTGGTGGTGCTGGCCCGTCTCTCCTCCCATCGGGTTTGGCCTGGGCTTTGGTAGGCCCTGGGTGGCTGTCCTCCGCCTGGAGAGGAGCGGGCACGAGGGGAGTGGAGCTGGGGGTGTCCACCCCCTGTGAGAAGGGGTTCCATTTGTCTTCCCAGCTGCTCACCGCCCCAGCAGGCCGCACGGGGCCAATGGGAAAGCAGCGCGTTGTGGCCGTCCAGGTGCATGCAGCCCACGGCGGGGAACGGTGCCCAGGGTGGCAGCTCTGCCACCGTGACCGAGAGGCGCCGGCGGGGCCGCCAGGAATCGGGGGTTGGGAATTCACCACCACCTGCGTCTGGGAGGGTTTTGGGAGGACGTGGCATGGCCTCGGGGCAGGACTGAGGTGGAGAGGCAGCGAAGCAGGGTGGTGTGCTAGGGCGGGGGCAGCGAACCTTGGCTCCCACGGAAGGTCCGTCTCGGGTGCTGTCCGTAAGAGCCCAGGCCCGCCGAGCACTGCCTGCTGCTCCGGGGGTGTGTAACTCAGATTTCCTCCTTGAAGACCAACATGGGGGCACTGATCTCTCGTTTAGAATCGTTTCATTTGGTTCTCTGTCCCCCTCCAGACTCAGCGACTATCTCTTCACATTAGCCAGATATACAGCCATGACGGAGGGGAATCAAGAAAAGATATACAAGAAAAAATGACCGATTCGACTGAGCTGAGGTACTGGGAAATAACGGCCTGGGGAAGCTTTTTCAGCCCCTCCATCATGATGgtgaagaggagaagagaagggtttGCCCATCCAGTGTCCTGATTCCCGAAGTTCTCACAAGGAGCTAGAAGCTGGTCTTTTGTCCAGACTCAGCTTTGTCCCAGACCCCCTGACACTTCCCTCAAGGATCTGTGGCTGGTAGAGAATCACTCTCTGCCCCAGGTGCTCCTTGGTCTTGTTAGGGAACTGGGAATTCAGTATTGCCGAAAAGAAAGGGAAGGTGGTTGCTGGAATGAGAAGGAGCTGtgccaaaaagaatgaaagttgaaaaggtgtgtgtgtgtgagagagagagaaagaaagaggaacagCCCTCCCACTGCCAGGATTTGGAATGACACCAGAGGCCTTTGGAAGTGTAATTGTGATTTACCTGTGCCAAAGGGGCTTTAAATGTCACATTTATAAAGGGGAAGGCATACAGGATTTGGAAGTTTAGTCACCTCTGAGTCACCCATCACCTTCCAAGTGCGGGAAGAAGGACGACTGCAGATTTACAGGCGAGGCCTCAGCAACACTCGTCCTGGATTGAAGGTGGCGGGGGGGTGTGGATTCACCTTGGAGAATCCTCTCTAAAAGGGCTCCCTCCTTCGAGGGATGGAGACCCTGGGGAGAGACACCTCTGTCTCCTGAGAGATGCCTTTCCTGCCTAGGCAAGAGGGAGTGGAGCTCCAAGCTGGAGTTGCAGCCGCCTTGAGAAGATGAGGTCTTCACTTTCCGACAAGGCTGATATGGATGAGGCCCTCCTGATGTTGCCCTTGGCTGCTTCCTGCCTCTGGAATCCATGCCACGGctgtattttatttcagttgtcACTACTGCTCCCCCCTGCTAAGGAACGGACTGACAGCACCAGCTGTGTCCTTGGGAAGGGGGATATTTATGAAGGGCTAAGACACAACCTGAGAACTTAAAGATTCCACCCTGCTAATTGCAGGAAGTGAATTTTCAGAAGGGGAGGCTCTTGCAGACTGCAGGGCTGAAAATGTGTGGTGGATTCAGGCCAGTGATCCCTTATTAACTCCCACAAGGCACCATGCTAAGCCCAGGAAGGCCAGCCTCTCTACTGTTCTTGCCTGCAAATCAGCAGACATTAAAATATCAGTCATGTGTCTATTTTTGCCACCATTCTTACCACCTCACCTGCTGATTTTGTGTGAGGAATAGGCAGGTTTCGTCTCCTGTGGATCCTTCGGTTCCTGGCTGGCTGCTGTGGCCCTATTACACCTGGGAGAGGGCAGCTGAGGTGCCCATGACCCGTGAGTGAAATATACCCGGGAAGTGGCCCTGTCCGATACCTTGCCCCTCCCCACCTATCCATTTGTCCCTCCCACCAgggctggcacacagtaggtgttcatTGTAAACAGAACTGGGAATGGCAAGTAAAAGCACAAGTAGATTCCAGAAAGGCTAATTCCTGTGAACTCTTCCATCCAAGCACCCAAAGGCTCATCCAAGGAGGAGTGTGTCCTAAGAGCTTACAGTGGGTCAGTCAGATCTGCCATTACCTTACATCTCCCTGGGAGGAGCAGATATGTGTAATGAAACCACAGTCCCACACTCCTAGTTATGGTAAAGGGAATGAGGGAAGCATATGAGGGAAGCTCTTCAAGTAAATACAACACCCTGTCTGGGAACAGGCTGTCACAGGATGGACATTAACCCTTGGCTCCCACCGCTCGGACCCTACgtcctccctcttctttctcaCTGGGAAACATTTTCCTAAGAAGCCGCCCAGATGCAGGGCAGACTCAGCACCTCTGGAAGTGTTTCTCCAGccttggaaaaaacaaaaaagcctcaCTTGGGGGGCCCAGAGGATGAGTTGGTTTGAAACATTTGCTCTGTGGCAATACCACCCCAAGCCATATTGAAGCCCGAGgcaaaatagcaaatatcactTTCCAAAATATCTTCCTATATTCTGAACCAAGTGGGAAAACTTAGTAAAAATTCTGCAGTCAAGAAACATGATAATGCGTGAAGCCAGCGTTGCTCGGTCCGTTCTCACAAATGGCCCCATTGTACAGTAATGCAGGGTTGCAAAACAACAGCCCGTCTGTAAGTTGTGATAGCTTGTTCATcatgaggtattttttttttttgcattattttgagCTTTTAAAAGTATTGTATTAAAATATAACTTGTCTTGCCTACTGAGTTTTTTGGTGTTCCCTTGAAGGTGAGTGCCTCGCTTGTCTCTCCCTAGCTTGGGTCCCACTCTTTGGATCAAGACTTGGTCCGGTAACCAGGCTGATGTCTCACCCTCCATTTTAGATGATCCCACAATAATACCACCAGCCAGCATTTGGTAAGTGCTTGCTGTGTGCTAGGCACCAAGCAATTGCTCCACATACCTTTATCAGTTCAACTTCACAGCAACCCTGGAAGGAAGCACCCTCGAAATTCCCAGCTTTGTAggtgggtaaactgaggctcagagacgaGATCCACCTTGTCCCAGCAATTCAGTGGCAAGACATGGGCTCCAGACATGACTCGTGACTCCTGGCCCATCGTTCCTTGCCTTACACCCCGTTGCTCTTTAACAGTGACTTTCATCACAACCTGGGCTGCAGCGAACAGCCCCAGGCACTAATAGATCCCGCTGTCTCATTTCTCAACCTAGTTTCCCTTAAATGATACTTCATAGCTATTGTTAATGTGCATTTTTCACCAAGTAATTTTTGCATCCTGAACTGGCGATGCATCCCAATGACAAACATCCTCGGTTCCGAATCCCCTGTCAACTGCAATGTCACCCTTTCCTCCTCCTGGATACCTTCTTCCAACAGCCCATCCAGTTTTACGATCACTTTGTCTCAGTTATCGCTACTGAACCTTTAAGAATCCAGACACACTTCAAGTTTAATTGAATACGATTCTGTGTATAATAAATTCCATGTGAATGCTACATAAATCAGCACCTTTGGAAGGATTTGTTGCTTGTCCTTCCCATCAGTGTGGGGCCTGGGCATCTCACTGGCAATTCTGGACCCAAGCTGGTCCTTTCTGATCATCTAGAGGAATAAATTCACCTTTGCAGCTCAGCTGGGGGAGCAATTTTAATGTACTTTGGCTGATGGTTTTTCTTCTGTGAAAGTTCCTTGTGGAAGATGGTATTTGAGCCCAAGCAGAGATGGGGTGGGCAGGTTGGGAAGACCCAAAGAACTGGGATGTCCCTCATATTCTCCCACTCTGTGGAATCAGAAGCTTCTAAAGCTGTGCTTCATCACCTCTGGAACTCTGATGAAAGCTATGTGCACACACTCCCTAGACAGATGAAAATATGTTTAGAAGCTTGCACATAGTTTTAGGAAGTCTGCAGAACTAGGTAAGGATCCCTGTTCTTACCTCTCCGGGAGCTATGTCCGCACTCATGAGGCTCTTTTCCAGCAGTCTCTCTGGGGCAGGGGTTGGGTTCCTATAGTCACACCCTTGAACTGTGAGCTGCTGCTGTTGCATTTAAATCaagtatttccttttcaaatagcTCAGGCCCTGGTTGTATTACTGCTGACTGCCTGGCAATCCTGGTTGGTTTAGATTTGCTGAGCAAGTACTGCTCCCCTTTCCTACCAGGTGGGGAGACGCAGGTGCCTCTGGATGGGGGTGGTCACGTGGCTCCAGGAACACCTTGCCAAAATGGAAGTGGGAGTGAATGGCCACAGAACAGTGAGAGCCGAGAGGGATCCCATTTTACTGAGGAGGAAACTAAGGTCCAGGGAagagaaattaagtaaatatTAATGGCTCCTAATTGAGCATTGATTGTGTCCAGGCATCTTGCCGAACACCTTACATGCAACATTTAATTTACTTCTCTCCACAGCCAGTGAAGGTAGTACATCGTCATCATCttcatcactaccaccaccatcatcatcgtcatcccCAGCTGAGACCCCGAGAGGAGGAATAACTTCCTCAAGGTCACACGATTCCGAGAGGTAGAGTTGGGCTTTAACTCGGGGCTCTTTGTCTCCAAACGCCATGACTAGCACTCAACACTTAGTTAGTGCCAGGTCTGCTCGGTTTTATTTCTCAGAACCTGATGGGGCGCGTACGGTTTCTCTCCCCATTTCACAAGTGAGGAAACAAGTTCAGAGGGGCGAAGTCACTTGCTCAGAGTCACACGATGGCCATTGAGGTGATGATGGTTATAACACTGACCAAAAGCTGCCATTTACTGAGCTCCGGTTGAGCTCTTCTTACACACCATAGTCACAACAGGCCATCAGACAGACCTTGGCATCACTGATTGTTAATTGAGGCACAGGGGGAGGGCACTTTGGCCGCTGTCCCACAGTGAATAGGAGACTGAACTCGGACTGAGCTGGCATCTGTCCACCTTCACGTTCTCACCTCTGCATGTTGCTCCCCGCGGCGGGTCTCCCAAAGGGCGATCCTCTTGGGACAGTTGGCCATGACGTAACCTGACAATGAAGTGAGGCCCGGCTTCTCCTGCCAGCATTCTGGTTGCTTTGGCGACAAGCAGTCTCTCCTAGGAAGAGTGATAGACAGGCACAGGACCAAAAGATACCCCAAGAACCGAATGAATAAACGAGGATCACAGGATGACTTCTCCCCACACCCAGCCCCatggaaacagcttcccagcagCTGCTCCCCCAGCAGTGACGCCCAGTCCTCATCACTGACCATCTGCAGCACCCAGGACCCCTCCCGGCAAGCAGTTTCCTTTATTTACAATCACCTTGGAAGGGTCGAGCAGGCATATGTTGCCAAGGGTCGTTTATTCTTGTTTATAAAATTTATGGCTTTGCCTCGATTACGCACTGTCAGGACGGGAAGGATTGGCCCCAAAGTCTCTTGCCGCATGACTGCCTCAGCCGTGCATACATCTGTTAACTCCGCGGGGCCGCAGAGGAAATAAAGCTTGCTGTAACTCAGGCGCGCGCCGGCCCGCCACGAACCGCGAGGGGCAGCCTCGCTGGGGGAGAAAACCCAGCCAGGCGGCCGGTCGGTGCGCGGGGAAGGCGGATGATGGGCTCGGGCGCCCTGCCCTCCCGGTAGTGGACGCGCGAAGGCACTTTGATTTGGAGCGTGGGAGAGAAGGAACTTGATCTCCAGGCAGCCCAGCAGCTGGAGAGAGTTCTGCAGCCGGCATCTCTCCACCCGCAGACCACGGTGCGGGGGAGACACTGACCCCACGCTGATGGGGGCTGTGGAAATCGGTGCCACCTGCCGGAGGGCGATTCGCACTGCGCCTTCAAGTCCTGGAATAGGTCCCTTACCACCCGCAATTCCAGTCTCGGGGTTTTGTAAGAGGCACATACATGGAGCTATAAGAGTTTTTTCAGCGCGGTGTTGCTCATTACCATGAAAAACTGAAATGTATGTTCGACAATAGGAAGCTATATAATAAGTAAAATGTTTAACCATAAggggctattaaaaaaaaatgtcatggaGCCACTGAAAACGATGGTGTCTTCTATACATTTGTCATAGAAGAGTGTACGCCATCtactaattgaaaaaaaagttacaaaatggTATGACTAGGAAGATCCGAATTCTGTAAAAGAAACGTGTGTGTGTATAGACCATAGGAAAAATGCAAGGATCCATTCCATTCCATATGTTCGTAATACTTATCGGTACACTGTGAGAATATGGgtggttttaatttcatttttgtttatctcCAGTTTTGGGGTTGGATTTAACAAAGGCTTACTTGTATAATCAACAGtgtgaaaaagagaagagagactgACAGTTGGTTTCTCTGCCTGTGATAAACCATCCACCTCCCTTGGGATGGACTGAGACCCCCTCACCTTCCCCAGCCCATGGGGAGGGCGCCCTCCAGTGAGCAAAGCTCCAGGAACCCTCTGGAGCCCTGTAGCCTGGAGGGATGCACTCTGTTCATTCTGGGGGGCACAGCTGGCTGCTTGGGGCCCAGCCCCTGTGCGGCCTGAATGTTGACGCTTGGCCTCCATTTCAGGGCaccagaagagggaagagaaatgacagTGGCCCCACTGACGGGTCCCAGGGGATAATTGTGCCAGCATTTCACACAGCTCTCGAGGGTGTTGGTATCACTCTTTATCCCCTGTTGGCTCCTGCAACTTTAACTTGTACAGGCTTGGAAGTTGGACTCTCATATTTATTATCTAAATTGTCATCCTGGATTACCACTGTAATTTAACCTGGAAA is drawn from Tamandua tetradactyla isolate mTamTet1 chromosome 5, mTamTet1.pri, whole genome shotgun sequence and contains these coding sequences:
- the MMAB gene encoding corrinoid adenosyltransferase MMAB yields the protein MAAWVLGGRLGLRVCLCPGRLLYPRFQSRGPQGVEDGDRPQPSSKTTKIPKIYTKTGDKGFSSTFTGERRPKDDQVFEAVGTTDELSSAIGFAMELITEKGHTFVEELQKVQCLLQDVGAALATPRSSAREAHLKHTAFEENSILELEQWIDKYSSQLPPLTAFILPSGGKSSSALHFCRAVCRRAERRVVPLVQRGETDANVAKFLNRLSDYLFTLARYTAMTEGNQEKIYKKK